From a single Bacillus pseudomycoides DSM 12442 genomic region:
- the whiA gene encoding DNA-binding protein WhiA codes for MSFASETKKELTKLEMKECCEKAELSALLRMNGSLSFSNRRLSIDIQTENAAIARRIYTLLKKGYDVTVELLVRKKMRLKKNNVYIVRLVEKSREILADLHIVREDFSFIRNISQELIEKKCCKRSYLRGAFLAGGSVNNPETSSYHLEVFSLYKEHNDSICELMNGFDLNSKTLERRKGYITYLKEAEKITEFLNIIGAHNALLRFEDIRIVRDMRNSVNRLVNCETANLNKTIGAALRQIENIRYIDETVGMDVLPDKLREIAQLRINYQDVTLKELGEMVSGGKISKSGINHRLRKIDEIAEKLRAGEPVAKK; via the coding sequence AAGCTTGAGATGAAGGAGTGCTGTGAGAAAGCGGAGTTATCAGCATTGCTTCGAATGAACGGATCACTTTCTTTTTCAAACCGTCGTCTTTCGATTGATATTCAAACAGAAAATGCAGCAATTGCCAGAAGAATTTACACATTGCTGAAAAAAGGATATGACGTAACGGTAGAATTACTTGTTCGTAAAAAGATGCGACTTAAGAAAAATAATGTATATATCGTTCGGCTTGTTGAAAAATCACGTGAAATATTAGCGGATTTGCATATTGTAAGAGAAGACTTTTCATTTATTCGCAATATCTCGCAGGAATTGATTGAAAAGAAATGCTGTAAACGATCGTATTTAAGAGGTGCATTTTTAGCAGGTGGTTCAGTAAATAACCCAGAAACATCATCTTATCACTTAGAGGTCTTTTCGCTATACAAGGAACATAATGATTCTATATGTGAACTGATGAACGGATTTGATTTAAATAGTAAGACGTTGGAAAGGCGTAAAGGGTATATTACGTATTTAAAAGAAGCGGAGAAAATTACGGAGTTCTTAAACATTATTGGTGCACATAATGCGTTGTTAAGATTTGAAGATATTCGTATTGTTCGTGATATGCGTAATTCGGTCAATCGTTTAGTGAATTGCGAAACAGCTAATTTAAATAAAACAATTGGTGCTGCTTTAAGGCAAATCGAAAATATTCGTTACATTGATGAGACGGTGGGAATGGATGTCTTGCCAGATAAACTGCGCGAGATTGCACAATTACGTATTAATTATCAAGATGTAACATTGAAAGAATTAGGCGAGATGGTATCTGGGGGGAAAATCAGTAAATCAGGTATCAATCATCGCTTGCGTAAAATCGATGAAATTGCAGAGAAATTACGCGCGGGGGAACCGGTAGCAAAAAAATAA
- a CDS encoding YhcN/YlaJ family sporulation lipoprotein — protein sequence MRKLGIITALFVLLLSSFTGCGSSPLDKKVKKEEAKRTEEKNGPKLTKMSTESFNQSISQEAKKKVLAMEEIIKATAVNSNLDLYIAVKPEHHERFGLKPLRTKIKKQLSDEYPTFNIQVSTDRKIFMLLDNLENKIKKKEVNKDQIKKQLKLIQSEVKSDT from the coding sequence ATGCGAAAACTTGGAATCATAACCGCGTTATTCGTACTACTACTCAGCTCATTTACCGGCTGTGGTAGTAGTCCATTAGATAAAAAAGTAAAAAAAGAAGAAGCGAAACGAACAGAGGAAAAGAATGGTCCAAAGTTAACGAAGATGAGTACAGAATCCTTTAATCAGTCTATCTCTCAAGAAGCAAAGAAGAAAGTACTTGCTATGGAGGAAATAATAAAAGCCACAGCCGTTAACTCCAACTTAGATCTTTACATAGCTGTCAAACCAGAGCATCACGAAAGATTCGGTTTAAAACCTCTGCGCACCAAAATCAAAAAACAATTGAGCGATGAGTATCCTACTTTCAATATTCAAGTAAGTACAGATCGAAAAATTTTCATGCTATTAGATAACCTGGAGAACAAAATTAAGAAAAAAGAAGTAAACAAGGATCAGATCAAAAAGCAATTAAAACTCATTCAATCAGAAGTGAAATCCGATACGTAA
- the cggR gene encoding gapA transcriptional regulator CggR — protein MRSWIQNTKKLLPDLLPVMQTRMQILQHIRLMQPIGRRNLSASLGMTERVLRSEVQVLKEQNLVHVASSGMTLTEEGTTVVLALEDFMKEISGLKVLEKQLKETLDLDEVFVVPGDSDESPWVKLEMGRACVTCIKDHLTANNIVAVAGGTTLAAAADMMQLDCKDLHMLFVPARGGIGEGVELEANTICAKMAQNTMSNYRLLYVPDHVSSEAYASIVTEPSVKEVLELIRSSNIVIHGIGDALTMARRRNTSEADWMKIKASEAVGEAFGYYFNEQGNVVHKVQTVGMQLKDLHHVSHVVAVAGGSSKAKAIQAVIKQGHTSILITDEGAAKQLTKGITL, from the coding sequence ATGCGCTCATGGATTCAAAATACAAAAAAATTATTACCTGATCTGCTACCTGTTATGCAAACGAGAATGCAAATTCTTCAGCACATTCGTCTCATGCAGCCGATTGGCAGAAGAAATTTATCTGCAAGTCTTGGTATGACAGAACGAGTATTGCGAAGTGAAGTACAAGTTTTGAAAGAACAAAACTTAGTTCACGTCGCCTCTTCTGGAATGACTTTAACAGAAGAAGGAACAACTGTGGTTCTTGCTTTGGAAGACTTTATGAAAGAAATTTCCGGGTTAAAGGTTTTAGAAAAACAACTTAAGGAAACATTAGACTTGGATGAAGTTTTCGTTGTCCCTGGTGATAGTGATGAATCACCCTGGGTCAAACTGGAGATGGGCCGTGCTTGTGTGACTTGTATAAAAGACCATCTGACAGCGAATAATATCGTTGCTGTGGCTGGAGGAACAACGCTAGCTGCTGCTGCGGACATGATGCAACTAGATTGCAAAGATTTACATATGCTATTTGTCCCAGCGCGTGGTGGAATTGGAGAAGGTGTCGAATTAGAGGCCAATACCATTTGTGCGAAGATGGCACAAAATACGATGAGTAATTATCGCTTATTGTATGTTCCAGACCATGTAAGTAGCGAAGCATATGCGTCTATTGTGACAGAGCCTTCTGTGAAAGAAGTTCTTGAGTTGATTCGATCTTCCAATATCGTCATTCATGGAATTGGTGATGCGTTAACAATGGCACGGCGCAGAAATACTTCAGAAGCAGATTGGATGAAAATTAAAGCAAGTGAAGCAGTCGGCGAAGCTTTCGGTTATTACTTCAATGAACAAGGTAATGTCGTTCATAAAGTACAAACAGTAGGTATGCAGCTAAAAGATTTACATCATGTATCTCACGTTGTTGCAGTCGCTGGAGGATCTTCAAAAGCAAAAGCAATACAGGCTGTAATTAAACAAGGGCACACTTCGATTCTAATTACAGATGAAGGTGCAGCGAAACAATTAACAAAGGGTATTACCCTTTAA
- a CDS encoding DUF1657 domain-containing protein — protein sequence MTVVASVKTCLASLKGAQASLSTLSQDAADEEAKRVFHECMLEMDSVIADLKNRISMLEREEPQYKGF from the coding sequence ATGACCGTTGTTGCTAGTGTAAAAACATGTCTCGCTAGTTTAAAAGGTGCACAAGCAAGTTTAAGTACCCTTTCACAAGACGCGGCTGACGAAGAAGCAAAACGCGTTTTCCATGAATGTATGTTAGAAATGGATAGTGTTATTGCTGATTTAAAGAACAGAATTTCGATGTTAGAACGGGAAGAACCACAATATAAAGGATTTTAG
- a CDS encoding HPr family phosphocarrier protein — translation MVQKQVEVALKNGLQARPAALFVQEANRFHADIFIEKDGKTVNAKSIMGIMSLAIGSGSNVTIITEGSDAEAALEALAAYVQNKQ, via the coding sequence ATGGTTCAAAAACAGGTTGAGGTTGCATTAAAAAACGGCTTGCAAGCACGTCCGGCTGCGTTGTTTGTACAAGAGGCGAATCGTTTTCATGCTGATATTTTCATTGAGAAAGATGGTAAAACAGTCAATGCGAAGAGCATAATGGGAATTATGAGCTTAGCGATTGGATCTGGCAGTAACGTAACGATTATAACAGAAGGGTCAGATGCAGAAGCTGCTTTAGAAGCGTTGGCTGCTTATGTGCAAAATAAACAGTAA
- the spoVAC gene encoding stage V sporulation protein AC — MSSKDKNLTPVQQEYKKFAQQREPKRPVLKNCIKAFFVGGLICFIGQLISTFYITYFDFTERSAGNPTVATLIFISMLLTGFGVYDRLGQFAGAGTAVPVTGFGNSVIAACIEHRTEGFVLGVGGNMFKLAGSVILFGVFSAFVIALIKTILVQWGGL; from the coding sequence ATGTCCAGTAAAGACAAAAATTTAACACCTGTACAACAGGAATATAAAAAATTTGCACAACAGCGCGAACCGAAACGGCCTGTTTTAAAAAATTGTATAAAAGCTTTTTTTGTTGGCGGTCTTATCTGTTTTATCGGCCAACTCATCTCTACCTTTTATATCACCTATTTCGATTTCACTGAAAGGTCTGCAGGAAACCCAACAGTAGCGACACTCATTTTCATCTCTATGTTGCTAACTGGATTCGGTGTGTATGACCGTCTTGGACAATTTGCTGGCGCTGGTACAGCCGTACCGGTTACTGGTTTTGGCAATTCTGTTATCGCCGCATGCATCGAACACCGAACGGAAGGCTTTGTCCTTGGGGTAGGTGGCAACATGTTTAAATTAGCAGGATCCGTTATTTTATTTGGTGTATTTTCTGCTTTCGTAATCGCTCTTATTAAAACCATTCTTGTTCAATGGGGAGGCTTGTAA
- the spoVAD gene encoding stage V sporulation protein AD has protein sequence MLQGHRTWVFENKPVIISTGVVGGPFEAKGKIPEDFDTLHEDLWLGQDSYEKAHKILFEEACSRATEKARLRKEDIQFVLAGDLINQITPSSFACRTLGTPYLGLFGACSTSMEGLALGASIVNAKGAKYLLTGSSSHNTAVEKQFRYPTEYGGQKPPTAQWTVTGAGAALLSSTGDGPRVTSATIGRIVDMGLTDPFNMGGAMAPAAVDTIEAHLRDMQIDASHYDLIVTGDLGHVGREISYDLLHKHGTKVKSEQFQDCGLLIYREGQPVLAGGSGAGCSATVVYGHLLNRMKKGEFKRMLVVATGALLSPLTFQQEETIPCIAHAVSIEFGGVEQ, from the coding sequence ATGTTACAAGGACACCGAACATGGGTATTTGAAAACAAACCAGTTATCATCTCAACAGGTGTAGTCGGTGGGCCATTTGAAGCAAAAGGAAAAATCCCTGAAGACTTTGATACTCTTCATGAAGATTTATGGCTCGGACAAGATTCTTATGAAAAGGCGCATAAAATTTTATTTGAAGAAGCTTGTAGCCGTGCAACGGAAAAAGCAAGACTTCGTAAAGAAGATATTCAATTTGTACTCGCCGGAGACTTAATTAACCAAATTACACCTTCAAGCTTTGCTTGTCGTACACTTGGCACTCCTTATCTTGGATTATTTGGTGCTTGCTCTACTTCTATGGAAGGCCTTGCTCTCGGTGCAAGCATTGTAAATGCAAAAGGTGCAAAATATTTATTAACAGGTTCATCAAGTCATAATACAGCCGTGGAAAAACAATTCCGCTATCCAACTGAATACGGCGGTCAAAAACCACCTACCGCTCAATGGACCGTAACTGGTGCTGGTGCTGCGCTTTTAAGTAGTACAGGAGATGGACCGCGTGTGACATCCGCAACAATTGGACGGATTGTTGATATGGGCTTAACTGACCCCTTTAACATGGGAGGCGCGATGGCTCCAGCTGCTGTCGATACAATCGAAGCACATTTACGCGATATGCAAATTGATGCATCTCACTATGATTTAATCGTAACGGGCGACCTAGGTCATGTCGGACGTGAAATTTCCTATGATTTACTGCATAAGCACGGAACAAAAGTAAAGAGCGAGCAATTTCAAGATTGTGGATTGCTCATTTATCGGGAAGGCCAACCCGTATTAGCTGGTGGAAGCGGGGCAGGTTGTTCAGCAACAGTCGTATACGGACATTTATTAAACCGAATGAAGAAGGGTGAGTTCAAAAGGATGCTTGTCGTAGCGACCGGCGCTTTATTGTCTCCTCTTACATTTCAACAAGAAGAAACCATTCCGTGCATCGCCCATGCCGTATCGATTGAATTTGGAGGTGTAGAGCAATGA
- the rpoN gene encoding RNA polymerase factor sigma-54, producing the protein MKASLLQEQSLRLAMTQELRQAITMLQYNVQELSEFLYEQSLENPLIELGGFEREKKKSSSKSTGKQVNNQMEIYSVDSTTIQQHLLDQIQYYKIDEEQRKAASFIIMNMDENGYLQETNEELAELLAAHIDVVDCSMELVQSLEPAGVGARNIQECLSLQLKRLQKRDELAEMIVDEHFVYFVKKDWRKLIHVMKCNNEELQSAVDCITSLQPKPGLAFSSEKPLYIVPDMAVKKDGDRLVLQMNERNMPRIEIHSEYSALLHNSESEVASYVSEKYQHVQWIMRSLKQRKQTLLQVMEIIMKKQRDFFWQGPEYLKPLSLKEVAEELSVHESTISRATRNKYVQTPHGLFEMKSFFSNAVVTTEDEAVSTKRVKQLMQALVEKENKKKPLSDQKISKLLEEEHEIVISRRTVAKYREQMNIPASSLRKTIG; encoded by the coding sequence TTGAAGGCAAGTCTTTTACAAGAACAAAGCTTACGTTTGGCCATGACACAAGAGTTAAGACAAGCGATTACAATGCTCCAATATAATGTGCAGGAATTATCGGAGTTTTTGTATGAGCAATCGTTAGAGAATCCCCTTATTGAGTTAGGCGGCTTTGAGAGGGAGAAGAAAAAGAGCTCAAGTAAAAGTACAGGCAAACAAGTTAATAATCAAATGGAAATTTACAGTGTGGATTCGACAACGATTCAGCAACACTTATTAGATCAAATACAGTATTATAAAATAGATGAAGAGCAGCGAAAAGCAGCTTCTTTCATCATTATGAACATGGATGAGAATGGTTATTTACAAGAAACCAATGAAGAATTAGCAGAACTACTTGCAGCACATATTGATGTAGTGGACTGTTCTATGGAGCTTGTCCAGTCATTAGAGCCAGCAGGGGTGGGAGCGCGTAATATTCAGGAGTGTCTATCACTTCAATTGAAGCGCTTACAAAAACGAGATGAGCTGGCAGAAATGATTGTGGATGAACATTTCGTGTATTTTGTTAAGAAAGATTGGCGGAAACTTATCCATGTTATGAAATGTAATAATGAAGAATTACAATCAGCTGTTGATTGTATTACATCGCTTCAGCCAAAACCAGGGCTTGCGTTTAGCTCTGAAAAACCGCTTTATATTGTTCCTGATATGGCTGTTAAAAAAGACGGCGATCGTCTCGTTTTACAAATGAATGAACGTAACATGCCAAGGATTGAAATTCATTCAGAGTATAGTGCACTTCTTCATAATAGTGAAAGTGAGGTTGCTTCTTATGTATCTGAGAAGTATCAGCATGTGCAGTGGATTATGCGCAGTTTAAAGCAACGGAAACAAACGCTTTTGCAAGTGATGGAAATCATTATGAAGAAACAACGTGATTTCTTTTGGCAGGGGCCAGAGTACTTAAAACCACTCTCCTTAAAAGAAGTAGCTGAAGAACTAAGTGTACATGAATCTACAATTAGCCGTGCTACCCGTAATAAATATGTACAAACGCCGCACGGATTGTTTGAAATGAAGTCATTTTTTAGTAACGCAGTGGTTACAACAGAAGATGAGGCTGTTTCTACAAAGCGTGTTAAACAATTGATGCAAGCGCTTGTAGAAAAAGAAAACAAGAAAAAACCACTTTCAGATCAAAAAATTTCAAAATTGTTAGAAGAAGAGCATGAAATCGTTATTTCAAGAAGAACGGTTGCGAAATATCGAGAACAAATGAATATTCCTGCTTCTTCTCTTCGAAAAACAATTGGATAG
- a CDS encoding phosphoglycerate kinase: MNKKSIRDVDLKGKRVFCRVDFNVPMKDGKVTDETRIRAALPTIQYLVEQGAKVILASHLGRPKGQVVEEMRLTPVAARLGELLGKDVKKADEAFGPAVQEMVAAMNEGDVLVLENVRFYAGEEKNDAELAKEFAALADLFVNDAFGAAHRAHASTAGIADYLPAVSGFLMEKELEVLGKALSNPERPFTAIIGGAKVKDKIGVIRHLLDKVDNLIIGGGLAYTFVKALGHEIGQSLCENDKIDLAKEFMELAKEKGVNFYMPVDVVITEEFSETATTKVVGIDAIPETWEGVDIGPKTSEIYADVIKNSKLVVWNGPMGVFEMTPFAEGTKAVGQALADAEGTYSVIGGGDSAAAVEKFGMADKMSHISTGGGASLEFMEGKELPGVVCLNDK; the protein is encoded by the coding sequence ATGAACAAAAAATCAATTCGTGACGTAGATTTAAAAGGTAAACGAGTATTTTGCCGCGTTGACTTCAACGTACCTATGAAAGATGGCAAAGTTACAGACGAGACTCGTATTCGTGCAGCTCTTCCTACAATTCAATATTTAGTAGAGCAAGGTGCGAAAGTTATTTTAGCAAGTCACTTAGGTCGTCCAAAAGGCCAAGTAGTAGAAGAAATGCGTCTTACTCCAGTAGCTGCACGTTTAGGTGAGCTTCTTGGTAAAGATGTGAAAAAAGCGGACGAAGCATTCGGACCAGCTGTACAAGAAATGGTTGCAGCAATGAACGAAGGCGACGTATTAGTTCTTGAAAACGTACGTTTCTATGCGGGCGAAGAAAAGAACGATGCAGAACTTGCGAAAGAATTTGCAGCTCTTGCTGATCTTTTCGTTAACGATGCATTCGGTGCAGCTCACCGTGCTCATGCTTCTACTGCAGGTATTGCAGACTACCTACCAGCAGTATCTGGTTTCCTAATGGAAAAAGAGTTAGAAGTATTAGGTAAAGCACTTTCTAACCCAGAACGCCCATTTACAGCAATCATCGGTGGTGCGAAAGTAAAAGATAAAATCGGTGTAATTCGTCATCTATTAGACAAAGTAGATAACCTAATTATCGGTGGTGGCCTTGCTTACACATTCGTAAAAGCATTAGGACATGAAATCGGACAATCTCTATGTGAAAATGACAAAATTGACTTAGCAAAAGAGTTTATGGAACTTGCAAAAGAAAAGGGCGTAAACTTCTATATGCCAGTTGATGTTGTAATTACAGAAGAGTTCTCTGAAACTGCAACAACAAAAGTTGTAGGTATCGATGCAATTCCTGAAACTTGGGAAGGCGTGGATATCGGACCGAAAACAAGTGAAATTTATGCTGATGTAATTAAAAACTCTAAGCTTGTTGTATGGAACGGACCAATGGGTGTATTTGAAATGACTCCATTTGCAGAAGGTACAAAAGCAGTAGGACAAGCATTAGCAGATGCAGAAGGTACATACTCTGTTATCGGCGGTGGTGACTCTGCAGCAGCTGTTGAAAAATTCGGTATGGCTGACAAAATGAGCCACATTTCTACTGGCGGCGGTGCGTCATTAGAATTTATGGAAGGTAAAGAACTTCCAGGTGTAGTTTGTCTTAACGACAAATAA
- a CDS encoding DUF421 domain-containing protein has product MPHIHIPEWPLVIIRSLCILIILFAITKWLGKRQISQLSFFEYIAGMTIGDIAAEVSTGLEQNFFHGVSSILVFAIVPFFAGLASLKNKTVRDFFEGKSTVFIKDGKVLEDNLKKEKYTSDELLELLRKKDVFNIADVEFAVLEPNGELNVLLKKDRQPLTAKDIGLKVPNEKETHTVIMDGNVLDEPLSASGHNRAWLHMELEKIGVVIENVFLGQIDSYGQLTVDIYNDKIQMPSPQNKPLLLASLKKCHADLELFSLETKSKSASQMYSKNAKQIEHVLNKVTYLLKE; this is encoded by the coding sequence ATGCCTCACATTCACATACCAGAATGGCCACTTGTCATTATACGTTCTTTATGTATCTTGATTATTTTATTCGCTATCACAAAATGGCTTGGAAAAAGACAAATCTCTCAGCTTTCTTTTTTCGAATACATAGCCGGTATGACAATTGGTGATATCGCTGCTGAAGTATCGACTGGGCTAGAACAAAACTTTTTCCACGGTGTTTCCAGTATACTTGTTTTTGCGATCGTACCTTTTTTCGCTGGACTTGCTTCTTTAAAAAACAAAACAGTAAGAGACTTCTTTGAGGGAAAATCTACTGTTTTTATAAAAGATGGAAAAGTACTCGAAGATAATTTGAAAAAGGAAAAATATACAAGCGATGAATTACTCGAACTCCTTCGTAAAAAAGATGTATTCAACATAGCTGATGTTGAATTTGCTGTATTAGAGCCAAATGGCGAATTAAACGTCTTATTGAAAAAGGATAGACAACCACTAACCGCAAAAGACATCGGACTAAAAGTGCCGAACGAAAAGGAAACACATACAGTAATTATGGATGGCAATGTACTAGATGAACCACTTTCAGCTAGCGGTCATAATCGCGCTTGGCTTCACATGGAGTTAGAGAAGATTGGAGTTGTAATAGAAAATGTCTTTCTTGGACAAATCGACTCTTACGGACAACTTACTGTCGACATCTATAATGACAAAATCCAAATGCCTTCGCCTCAAAATAAGCCATTGCTATTAGCTTCTTTAAAAAAATGTCATGCTGATCTTGAATTATTTTCTTTAGAAACAAAATCGAAATCAGCAAGTCAAATGTATAGCAAAAATGCAAAACAAATCGAACATGTTTTAAATAAAGTAACCTACCTCTTAAAAGAATAG
- a CDS encoding DUF1657 domain-containing protein: MTVITKLKQTVSGLKSAQASLEGFALDTDNQQAKQLFQTAAQQTQSIIDSLNPRVDEVQQEEPQYGQQ, encoded by the coding sequence ATGACTGTAATTACAAAATTAAAACAAACTGTTTCTGGATTAAAAAGTGCGCAAGCAAGCTTAGAGGGGTTCGCTCTTGATACGGACAACCAACAAGCAAAACAACTTTTCCAAACAGCTGCACAACAAACACAATCTATTATTGATTCTTTAAACCCACGTGTTGATGAAGTTCAGCAAGAAGAGCCTCAATACGGACAACAATAA
- the spoVAE gene encoding stage V sporulation protein AE, whose translation MIFFWAFVIGGLICVIGQLMFDVGKLTPAHTMATLVVAGAILDGFNLYEPLIDFAGAGATVPITSFGNALVHGAMAEAAKHGIVGVITGMFKVTSAGISAAIIFGFIGALLFKPKG comes from the coding sequence ATGATATTTTTCTGGGCTTTTGTCATCGGTGGACTCATCTGCGTAATCGGGCAGCTTATGTTTGATGTCGGTAAGCTCACGCCCGCTCACACAATGGCAACACTTGTTGTTGCTGGTGCTATATTAGATGGATTTAATTTATATGAACCACTAATCGATTTTGCCGGAGCTGGGGCAACCGTTCCGATTACAAGTTTCGGAAACGCCCTTGTTCATGGAGCAATGGCAGAAGCGGCAAAGCACGGGATTGTCGGCGTTATAACAGGTATGTTTAAAGTAACAAGTGCTGGTATCTCCGCAGCCATTATATTCGGATTTATCGGCGCATTACTATTTAAACCAAAAGGATAA
- the gap gene encoding type I glyceraldehyde-3-phosphate dehydrogenase, with translation MTKIGINGFGRIGRNVFRAALNNPEVEVVAINDLTDAKTLAHLLKYDTVHGTLNAEVSANESSIVVNGKEIKVIAERDPAQLPWSDYGVEIVVESTGRFTKKADAEKHLGGSVKKVIISAPASDEDITVVMGVNHEQYDAASHNVVSNASCTTNCLAPFAKVLNEKFGVKRGMMTTIHSYTNDQQILDLPHKDLRRARAAAENMIPTSTGAAKAVALVLPELKGKLNGGAVRVPTANVSLVDLVVELDKEVTVEEINAAFKAAAEGELKGILGYSEEPLVSIDYNGCTNSSTIDALSTMVMEGNMVKVLSWYDNETGYSNRVVDLAAYMTSKGL, from the coding sequence ATGACTAAAATTGGTATTAATGGATTTGGACGTATCGGACGTAACGTATTCCGCGCAGCTCTTAACAACCCAGAGGTAGAAGTAGTAGCAATCAACGACTTAACAGACGCTAAAACTTTAGCTCACCTTTTAAAATATGACACAGTTCACGGAACTTTAAATGCAGAAGTATCTGCTAACGAAAGCAGCATCGTTGTTAATGGTAAAGAAATTAAAGTTATCGCTGAGCGTGACCCAGCTCAATTACCATGGAGCGACTACGGAGTAGAAATCGTAGTAGAATCTACTGGACGTTTCACTAAGAAAGCAGACGCTGAAAAACACTTAGGTGGATCAGTTAAAAAAGTTATCATCTCTGCACCAGCTTCTGACGAAGATATCACTGTTGTTATGGGTGTTAACCACGAACAATACGATGCAGCTAGCCACAACGTAGTATCTAACGCTTCTTGTACTACAAACTGCTTAGCTCCATTCGCTAAAGTATTAAACGAAAAATTCGGCGTAAAACGCGGAATGATGACAACAATTCACTCTTACACTAACGACCAACAAATCTTAGACTTACCACACAAAGATTTACGTCGTGCTCGTGCAGCAGCTGAAAACATGATCCCAACATCTACTGGTGCAGCTAAAGCTGTAGCATTAGTATTACCAGAACTTAAAGGTAAATTAAACGGTGGCGCAGTACGTGTTCCAACTGCTAACGTTTCTCTTGTTGACTTAGTTGTTGAACTTGACAAAGAAGTAACAGTGGAAGAAATCAATGCAGCATTCAAAGCAGCTGCTGAAGGCGAATTAAAAGGTATCCTTGGATACAGCGAAGAGCCATTAGTATCTATCGACTATAACGGATGCACAAACTCTTCTACAATCGATGCATTATCTACAATGGTAATGGAAGGTAACATGGTTAAAGTACTTTCTTGGTACGATAACGAAACTGGTTACTCTAACCGTGTAGTAGACTTAGCTGCATACATGACTTCTAAAGGTCTTTAA
- a CDS encoding glutaredoxin family protein, with product MKVVLYTKTDCGLCEKAKQLLKEVQHEYSFEIEEIDIYEDDELLEKYQIMIPVVEIDGKQAECGVIHKDVIINYIKNAVKS from the coding sequence ATGAAGGTTGTTTTATATACGAAAACGGATTGTGGCCTTTGTGAGAAGGCAAAACAGCTGTTGAAAGAAGTGCAACATGAATATTCTTTTGAAATCGAGGAAATAGATATATATGAAGATGATGAGCTTTTAGAAAAGTATCAAATTATGATTCCTGTTGTGGAAATTGACGGAAAACAGGCGGAATGCGGTGTCATTCACAAAGATGTCATAATAAACTATATAAAGAATGCAGTTAAGAGTTGA
- the clpP gene encoding ATP-dependent Clp endopeptidase proteolytic subunit ClpP, translated as MNLIPTVIEQTNRGERAYDIYSRLLKDRIIMLGSAIDDNVANSIVSQLLFLESQDPEKDIHIYINSPGGSITAGMAIYDTMQFIKPQVSTICIGMAASMGAFLLAAGEKGKRYALPNSEVMIHQPLGGAQGQATEIEIAAKRILFLREKLNQILADRTGQPLEVLQRDTDRDNFMTAERALEYGLIDKIFTNR; from the coding sequence ATGAATTTAATTCCTACAGTAATTGAACAAACAAATCGTGGAGAACGCGCTTACGATATTTACTCTCGACTATTAAAAGACCGCATCATTATGCTTGGTAGCGCAATTGATGACAACGTAGCAAACTCAATCGTTTCCCAGCTTTTATTCCTGGAATCTCAGGATCCAGAAAAAGATATTCACATCTACATCAACAGTCCTGGCGGTTCTATCACAGCAGGTATGGCAATTTACGATACAATGCAGTTTATTAAACCACAAGTATCAACAATTTGTATCGGTATGGCAGCATCTATGGGTGCTTTCCTACTTGCAGCAGGTGAAAAAGGAAAACGTTATGCACTTCCAAACAGTGAAGTAATGATTCACCAACCACTTGGCGGAGCACAAGGTCAAGCGACTGAAATCGAAATCGCTGCAAAACGTATCCTATTCTTACGTGAAAAATTAAACCAAATTCTTGCTGATCGCACAGGTCAACCATTAGAAGTTCTACAACGTGACACAGACCGCGACAACTTCATGACAGCAGAAAGAGCACTAGAATACGGCTTAATCGATAAAATCTTTACAAATCGTTAA